Genomic window (Fusarium oxysporum f. sp. lycopersici 4287 chromosome 11, whole genome shotgun sequence):
ACGGGTGGCAATGACGCTCAGAAAACAAGTCTTTATGACTCGTCTAGTGATAGTTGGATCCCAGGCCCAGATATGAAAGTTGCCCGCGGATACCAGTCATCAGCGACTCTATCGAATGGTCGTGTCTTTACTATTGGCGGCTCATGGAGCGGTGGTATATTTGAGAAGAATGGCGAAGTATATGACCCATCCTCAAAAACATGGACCTCCCTTCCAGGAGCTTTGGTCAAGCCAATGTTGACAGCAGATCAACAAGGCCTCTACCGTTCTGATAACCACGGATGGCTCTTCGGTTGGAAGAAGGGATCCGTATTCCAAGCTGGACCTAGCACTGCTATGAACTGGTATTACACCAGTGGCAACGGAGATGTAAAGTCAGCTGGCAAGCGCCGATCGAGCCGCGGTACTGACCCAGATGCGATGTGCGGAAACGCCGTCATGTATGATGCCGTTAAAGGAAAGATCCTTACGTTTGGCGGTTCCCCAAGCTATCAAGACTCTGATGCCACGACCAACGCTCACATCATCACAATCAGCGAGCCCGGAAGCACACCCAAGACAGTGTTCGCGAGCAATGGCCTGTACTATCCCCGAACTTTTCATACATCTGTTGTTCTTCCCGATGGAAACGTTTTCATCACAGGTGGCCAACAACGTGGTATTCCTTTCGCCGACTCAACTCCGCAGCTTACACCAGAGCTTTATGTCCCCAACGATGACACTTTCTATAAACAGCAACCAAACTCCATTGTCCGAGTCTACCACAGTATTTCCTTATTACTCCCTGACGGCAGGGTTTTTAACGGTGGTGGCGGTCTTTGTGGTGATTGCGACACCAACCATTTCGATGCCCAGATCTATACGCCAAACAATCTTTACGACTCTAATGGAAAACTGGCGACACGTCCCAAGATCACTAAAGTCTCTGCTAAGAGTGTCAAGGTCGGTGGCAAGATCACAATCACAGCAGATACCAGCATCAAGCAGGCTTCGTTGATCCGTTATGGTACATCAACTCATACAGTTAATACTGACCAGCGTCGTATTCCTTTAAGTCTGAGACGTACTGGAACTGGAAACAGCTATTCGTTTCAAGTTCCAAGCGACTCTGGTATTGCTTTGCCTGGGTATTGGATGTTGTTTGTTATGAACTCGGCGGGTGTACCAAGTGTTGCGAGTACTCTTCTCGTTACTCAGTAGCGTCGCTCAATCCCATTTCTCGATGTATTTCTGCTATCTTTCAAACTTTGGGAACAGGGTATTCCATCTAATATTTTAACTTCATCTTTCTGCATCTATACCTGAGGAACACCATGAGCTTTTATCTCAATCcttatcttttatatctgCATTCAGTGACACTTATTCAGCTCGATTGTAATTATCAGAAACATCTTTCTTAACCGGTGTTGAGTATTATTCTTCCGATTAATTCATCTTCACCTTGTCACTACTATCAGATCCAGCAAACTGCAAGGCGATATTTTGCAAACAGCGACCAGAAGCTTTACAATGATTCCGCAGGCTGAAGTTTCAGGACCACATCAGCTCGATTACCGGCAGCATAACATACCACCGGTAGCGATTGAAATCATTGGTGTTAGTAGTATTTATGACTTGAAAGACAGAGTTTGCCTATTGGAACATAACCCGGTTCGAACAAGTGCCTGGAATGTGCTCCGGTGGCCGGACATGGCGGGGAGATAAACGATAGCGCCACAAATGAACTGGCCGGAGCGAATGCTCCCAAAAGCTATTATCGGCTGTAGGAAAATCCCAACTATCTTCTCCTCAGTATATTATTTTCAAGCCATTCTCAACTTGATGCAAAAGCTAACTTCTATTCCAAGTATTGTGAATTTTTGACTGTACTTATGATTTTAATCATTTAAAGCTGAATATTTGCGCTTAAACAAGTTCTCAAAGAAGTATGGGCTTACCCTAGACTCCAATGAGAAAAGGTGAAATGATGGATAGAGATTTTCATTAATATCAGATGTTCTCAGAGCAATTGGTCTTAGTTTCTACTATAGCTGGAGCCGCTACCACTATGTCGTAGTACCAATTGATGTTGATCGACTTGGATCCATTCGCAGCGCTCGATGACGACAATGACATCATCACCACGATATGCATCGCTCAACCCGCACTGCGTTTTCATCCTAGCAAGGCTTGGAGCGACATGATTTGCATTAAACACACTCAAAGACTACACGTAGCAACAGTTCACACCCTAAAACGAAATTGCCAAAATTTCTCAACGCAAAAACAACTACAACGAAGGTCATTCGAGCCGGTCAAGATGAGTTGGATGGACAGCTGGAGTCGACCCTCCAAATCGcaagcaacaccagcacctTTCTACTTACTACCCGGAGGCGAAGCAACTCCGTATTGTCATTCATGCGGCAGAGTGATTAGTACGAGGCGAACTACCGCGACAGCAAATACCAATACGCCAGCCAAGTACTGCTCGAGCCGGTGTCGCACACAGAAGCCCGGAAAGCTGGACCGCGAGCTGGAGAAAGCCTTTGTGAAATTATTGACGGCCGAAGAGAGCACAGCAGATGAGGTAAAGAAGCAGGCAAAAGGTGGCAAGCATAAGAAAGGGAAGAACAGCAAAGGCGACAATCGCATCTTGGTGCCATGCAGCGCAGCAGAGGAACTTGTTTTTGGACCGAACCGAACGTCAATGGAGGGAGAAATTGAACAACATGAtagcgacgaggaggaagcgCAAGGATTGGAATATACGCAAGCGCCATCGGAGCCTCGATCATCAGAAGATATGGACCTCTCAGGCAACATCAAAGACGACAATCACATCGATGGGGACGTTCTGGCCCGCATGTCAGTCCGCAGTGGCACTCGCATCCGTCCACCTCAATCCGTATCCGAAGTCAACGGCAGTGTCGGCGGCGAAAAAGGCCGAGCAGAACGTATCCACGAAACAGACGCGATGCTCGAGAAGCGAAAACAAGGACAGAAACGCGCGAAGGAACGGGAAATGACGAAGTGCGCTGCACGACGAGGTGTTGTTTTTGGGTTCACTGTCAGCGACGAAGGAGAGAGACGACTTTGTGAGGCAGTCATGGCGGGAAAAATCGTGGAACCTAGCTTTGCAAAGGGGGACTGGGCGATAAGATGGAGAGAATGAGATTGCTCGGACTGTTGGCTCATGTATCAGATATGGTTCGGGCCGACAGGAGTCAATAAAGGTGCTAATTGTGACGGATTGACAATGTTCATGACGCGCTTGCGATAGGGATCGACGCCCTTATCACGGCCCAAGCGTTGATGACAAGGCACTCTAGAGCGAAGAAGGAAAGGATACTGCCCACCTGTAACACCAGTTCATTGATTCACCAACTAATCTGCTGAGTAACGAATATGAGTGGTTTTACTGGTAGATCAAGCATCGTCTTGACTTCATTTTCGACAGACGAGTTTCTGGATGCAGACGTGGAACATGCCAAGCAATACTTACGGCATGGCCCACCGCGGACGAGTGGAAGTGTCTCCATCGTTATCTTTCTATGGGTCTGGGGTTTTACTCCGCTGAAGTCTGTCATCTGTGGTTTGCTCCGCTGGATTCTATCATGTGCAAGTAACCTCGCCTCGCATGCTTTACCATTTTCAATACATTGGAGAAACTATCATGTCATAAATATTCCAGAAACTAGGAAGGTCATCTTTTGGCCAAATTTGACAGGACGATAAACGAGAGTCTAGAATCATGTTTTATCTGTTTGGTCCAGGGGGAAGTGGGACGACTTCCAGGTTCCCCAATCTCATGCTGCAGGGTTCAGCTTTCAGCGCTGTAGGCGATGAGAAAAGGATGCTACACAATCTCGACTTGGCACCTTTAGCTCGAAGCGATTGCAACGTTGTTATGCAAGGTCAATCATTAGCTAGATTCCTACAGGGCTGGAATGCAACCCAGAGTCTCAATAGTGTTGAGCAGCGTAGTTCATAGTGCCATACCGCGgagagagcgagagcgaTGGCGTGCGTTAGCCGGAAATAAGTCATGACATTACAACAGAAAACGGTCAGGATCACAAAAAGATAAGACAGAGTCTGTTGGCCAATGCCTGTCCGGGGTAGGCCCTAACTCCAGAAGCAGTAGGTGGTAAAGCCCAGGGATCAGCCACTGGTCCCAGCGCGCTAAATATTGACGCACTACAAGCAGACGTGGCGCCACGATGGATGATAGGGCGTGGTGAGGTGATGGTGATAGGTGAGATGCTGTTTCAGCGCGTCGGATCAAATCTAACAGAGTTTCTGCTTGAACAACCGAAAAATCGGGACCGAGCTTACGGGCCGGTTGGTTGAGATGCCCCTGTCCATCAATGGCTTAGCAGTGTAAAGCTGAGGCCATCTTGTTCTCCAAGGGCGGTTGAGTGATTTTCCTCCAGAGCTTCCTCTTCTAGAATAATCCTCGTATAAGCAATCAACGGCGTCGTTATCCCACCTGCTGAAAAGGCCAATGAGACGCTGATTATGAAACTGTTGATCAATGCGACAGCTATCGACGCCATTTTTCTGGTTCTGGAAGGTCTGCAGTGCTTTAATCAACCAGTCATGTTCCCAAAGGGCCGAGTATCCGACAAATAATTGTCAACTTCCATTCGTTTGCCAGTGTGTTCAGTTAGCCCAGTTCAATCAACGTCACGTCATTGATGATCGTCAAGGGGAATATTCCCTAAACAGACAAAATCACTCAGGGACCTAGAGATGATCAGCCCTGCCAAAATCTCCCCCGGACGATTTCCGCCGGTCCACTGTAGCTCCCAGGCCCCAACGCTAGACTTGGTCCAGTCACACAATGACACTCCGGTAAGCATACCCGCCGAGAAGCTGATGGTGTAGACAACGAGTCAGTTGTTCTGGAAGCCAAGCCCAGTCCCCTTCTACCCCAGAGCCTCAGCCAACGCCTTTCTCTCCCCGGATTAGACCCATCCAGATAAGCGTCAAGGATCCTCACTGCCAAGGCCACCCGAGGCCACCATGTGGAAAAGGACATCCTTCAAATGCAGATCACTCCCACGGACATCCGTGCCTGGCGTGTGTGTACTCCTGCACCTTGCGTTGCTTTTCTTAACTTAACTAAAACAAAAGTTCGTCCAGAGTTCTTTAGTTTTGACAAGCCTGCGGGAGCGCAGGATCATAGCCCGTCATGAGCCTCAAGTCGGATATCATCAGTGCCATGGTCATCACGTGGGTGTCGGCCTTGCTGGCGCTGATTGCACGTATCTTTGCGAGGCGCATGACAAAGGTTCCCTGGTGGTATGATGACTACTTGTGTGTCGGTGCCTTTGTAAGTTTTGCTTGTGAAACCTTTGAAGGGTTGTTGCTTACATGTTTGTAGGTTGTTGGTATTGGATACAATGTTGTGATGATATACTGTAAGACTACCCTTTGCTTCGATGATGTGAATAGAGGCTGACTGATGTAGGGGCCTTGACATGGTACCTTGGCACAACTATCCCCGACTCCGTCAGCGATGAACGATACGAAGAGATCAACCTCAACGCACGACTGATGCAGTTCCTCATCTCCCTCACCTACTCATACTCGATCGGCCTCTCGAAACTCtctatccttctcttctACTGGCGCATCTTCAAACAGTCGGCTATCCGAATCCCAATCCAGGTTATGCTCGGTATCAGTGGCGCTTGGCTCATCCTTCGTACATTCATGGTCATCTTCCACTGCATACCAGTTCAAGCCTATTGGGACAAGTCGATTGAGAACGCTGTCTGCAAGATCAACGACTCTCAATTCTTCTTCGCGACATGCCTTACTCACTTTATTCTTGATGTTGTCATCTTGGCGCTGCCAGTGATTGAAGTGTTTAAGTTGCGTCTTCGTCTGGGACAAAAGATTGCCATCACTGCCCTGTTTGCCCTTGGTTTCATGTAAGCTCTCTATCAGTATGTCAAAGTATTATACTAACAACGAAAGTGTTTGTCTTGCATCCGTCTTTGTCATCGTCACAGCCCTCCAATATGATCCCGCATCAAGACAAATGCCCCGCGACGTCGCCACAAATGACATGTGGGGAGGTGTCGAGATTAATGTCGCCATCGTCTCAGGGTGCTTCCCTCTTCTCCGTCCAATCTTTACCAAGATCCTTCCCAAGAGATTCCTCAGCTCTGCTGGAAGCAGCCACCCCATCAGCCGCACCACCCACGGTATTCGTCTTACTACTATCAACCGTACCAACaaggacaaagaagaagatgaaacAAGCTCAACTCATCAACTTGCCGATCCTGAGCAAGGGATCCCTGGTGACTTTGAGATTATCGATGGAAAGGAGGGACCTCGGACTTTCATCTCAAGTCGAACTACTGAGTCGCTCCATTCGCGGGAGCAGGATATGGCGGGGATCTATGTGCGGAATGACGTTGTTcaggaggttgaggagtCGAATCATACATACGCGATGAAGAGATGAGAATCATCTCTTGCTAATACTTTctcttataattaatataccCATATACGTGTACACTTAGATTTACAGAAATGTCATTTCATATGCAACTCTGATCAGGTTTCGTGAGATTTACCAGAAGCTTAATGCATCTCATGCGGCAGTTCTAAGGTTCGCCAGTAATTTATATAATGAGTGACCGGCAGTAGACAGACTGAGCCTTTCGTGTTCATCCCATTATGATGTGCTGTCTATTATGCGGACCCGATGTCGAACATGTCCACGGCGGCCATAGTCTAAGTTATGCCTAAAGAGATCCTACTCCCCGTAAACTCTTCTACATCATGAAGTGAGCTTAGACAACATTTCTAGATGAAGTTTATAAATTTCGGATGTACTTTtcaactctcttcttcaccctTGCTTCTGCAATGACACTTACTCACCTTGGTCGAGATGAAGGTTCTTGTTTCCATCTCGTCCTGATGCCATCGTAGTAGGTGGTAGATCGCATCATCTTTGGTCTGCCTGAACTCCGAACCTTCTCTCGATCTCTCGTCTGCATGGAGAGGCTTTCTCCAGCTCGAGAGGGAAGGCAGGCTTGACGACTGCCTCGCTTGTCGTCGATGTTGCGCTTGCCCCTTAAACATCAACACTGCCTTCCGCCGTGGCTTTATTTGAGTCTCGAGGCGACGAGACAGAGaacttctcttctccttcaaatAAACTTACCGCCAGCAATCAATATCTCATCAAgaccttctcttcttcttcaaacacAGTTATTGCCAGCAATACTTCAGCAAGAGCTTACTTCGTCACGTCATGTCGGATATCGTTCCTCACATCTTTGGTGTTTCCGATGCGGATTTCTTCCAGTTGTACCAGTTACATTTGGCTAGTACCTTATGGCTGCCCGAAGTATGGGCCGACGGCAGCATTTTTCGTCAGCTGGCCGAAGAACTACCGTTGGATGCATTGCCCCCTGCCACCCCAGTCCAAGATGATACTATGTCGACTGGAGATATCACGCCCTCAGACGATGCCACGGCCGCAGTCGAAGATGCAACTGCTACACCCGCCACGCCCACGAGCAATAACGATTACGGCCCTTCTTACATTTTCAACGAATATGGATATCGAATTGATCACGGTTTCGCTTCCAACACAATGTTGGCCTATGCCGAACCTCAGACAGGCCTAAAACTACTCAAGGACCACGATTGTGTTTCAACAGGAACCAAGCTCTTTGTTCTAGTCGACGTGCGAGCCAAGAACAAGTGGAGATACACATGGGCTGTCACGTTCTCCGCCCAGAACCCGTTCAATGCACTCAACCGTGAGGGAGTCTTTCAATCCAGCGCCGGCCAGCGCACCGAAGCATGCGTGCATGCGTTTTGTGAAGCGATCAACTCAATCATCGACTTTGTCAACATGGACCACAATGCGAAGCCACGTATCTCGAATTTTTACGTGCGCGTCCCTCAGTCTTATGGATCCACGCATGCACTCAACAAGTCTTTTCGCGAGGTGGAGCAAGGGATAATTTTAGGAGAGGTTGCGCCGGAATGGCGCAAAAAGACGTATGGTGCACTTGCCAAGACCTTAGTTCGGATGCGAAAGCTAAGGGCTCAAGGGTTTAATGTCATGTTGTGGCAGAGGAGGTAGTTCAGTTCATAAGCAGTAATGGAAATTAAGGTTAAAGCTGAGACTAGGTATCAATAGAATGGACTTTTAGGTACTACATAAAAAGCTCTCGTGTAAGAAGAAATGGCCTATCTAATTAACCTGctaaatatttatataaatttagtAAAcatttataaatattataaagatcTATAAAGTTATTCTTAGACTTAGTAAAATATTCTAAGATTTACAAAGCAGAAACATGATGGGCCTGTTTGTTCAAACGTAGTGACGCACGCCCAGCCAGTGAATGAATTCAGCTGCCAACAAATCGCGAGAACACAATCGTTCACTCTGAAGCTGCGTTCAGCCGTTAATCACAGATCTCCACATACATTAACATAAAATCACTGACAATGATTTCCTATATAAAGTCCTCAGGTCGGGTCACTGGACTCATGCATGGCACGCGTTCCGCAACTGCAAGCCGAAGATGTCGGACTTCCGCACACGCATACCTTGCAGAGAGATCACCTCTCTTAGCAAGCTCTACAATGTGCTGACGACTGAATACGgaaatatatactataagTTTGGAGACGGAAAATAACGAGCATGGTGAGCTCTTTTACGTTGTTGGTATCTCGTGTCATTTTGCGCGTGATGTTAAGGAACTTCTGGTCACGAAGGGGGTTCTTCGAGAGAGTGCGAGACCACGAGGATTTACAGCGATCAACGGACCGAGACCTCGTGGGGACCCATTGCCTGAGGTGATTGATCTCACTTGGGATGACTCGGATGAGGAGCCTCCTCCGGCTCACGGGAGTACAAACACGGTAAACATCCCGAGAGATCTGACACCTGGATCACGTCGACTTCTTGCTGGCGCGGAAGAGACCTCAAACTACATTGCCAAGTCAGTATCGAGACAGCGAGATAGCCCTGAGCGAACACACAGCGCTGTTACACAAACCCCAGAAAACCATAGCGGAGCTGAACAAAGACCAATCGCAGCAGGCAACAGCGCGGTTGGCCAAGGAGACCCTCGGACAGGGAGGATCCCGATATCTATGCTACTCGAGGGTGCTcattcttgagcttgattTGCGTCTGGAGATCGGTCAGGTCACACAGGCCTGTGCAGCAAATTTGACCTTCGGTAGCGGACGAAATTGGAGGTTTGGGGATTCAGTGTTTGGTGTTTGTTTGCAAGGCTGGTCACTCTAGGCAGCTCACTGGGACCTTTGTAACCGCGCATTTCTTGTGTAACATGGAAACGGGATAGAAAGAATTAATGGAGCAATTGATACCCTTCTGTTTTACTGGTCACCTAAGTGCTGGCAGCGCCCAGTTTGGGAGGTTATTAAGCATAATCTTGCCCGATGCGGCTGACATTTTTTAAAGTAACCATAGCGAAGTGGCTGTTACAAAAATAACACTCAAGCGCCACTAAGCGTAGGCCTTTGGGCTCACAAGGCGTTCTTTGGTGGTATTTTGTGCCTCGTGAATGTGAGACTAATGCTTCAGCTGAATGCGTGGACCGGTCTGGACTCTGGCAGTGAGGAGTCATATTTAACCGTGATCTGTCCCATCAAACAAGCGAAGCTTGGCGATTCTGTGAATAAATTGAGAAAGTATCTGTGAATAGCGTCATAAGAGTTATTGAAGCGCTTTTTAAGGATTGTGATATCAAGATGGCGAGTGGTCCGCCTTACAATGGTTACCAGGTGCCGCCTGGTCCGGGAGTGCCTAACCAGGCTCCCCCACCACCAACGCAGCAGTACTCTCAATCCCCTCACCTTCAACAATACTCTTCACCTCCGCCTCAACAATACGTTCCTGGTCAGCAACCGAACTATCAGTCGCCTCATCCAGGCCACGCGCAACAGGCCTACCAAACCCCGCAGCCGCCTCCAACACAATATGCACAATCACCGCAAGGCGTGCCTCAGCAATACGCATCGGCTCAGCAGCACAACTACCagtctcctcctccgccagGCCACTACCAAGTGAACCAACCCGCGCAATCACCTCAGGTTCAGCATACCCAATCGCCGCAAGGTCAAtatcctcagcagcagaCTCCTGGCCAGCAGCCCAGCTACCAGACACCGACCTACGGTGTCGCAGCCCCGCCGACACCTGcgcagcaccagcagcagtaCCAGCAACAGGCCGCTCAATTCGCGACTCGACCCTCTGCTCAAGCCCAACTGCAATCAACCGCTCAATCCTTGTTTAAGTCTGGAAAAGGTATCCTGGGAAATCTCGCTAGCAACATCAAGTCCAAGTACCCTGCTTCCTCACCTTCCGGCGCTCCGCCAAGTTCTGGCACCTCATACACTGGGGAGGCACCGAAGCCAACGTACAACCCCGCGCAGCATCCCACACAAACGCCTTTGAGCCCGACAAACTCATTCCCGCAAGGATATGGCCAAACTCAGTCTCAGCAGGCATATGCCAATCAGGCGCCTCCAACACCGCAGCAGAGCGTCC
Coding sequences:
- a CDS encoding galactose oxidase, translated to MKPLWTLALYLGSASAVAISQPAAKAETPEGSLQFLSLRASAPIGTAINRDKWRVTCDSQHEGDECSKAIDGDRDTFWHTAWAAGGTNDPKPPHTITIDMGSSQNVNGLSVLPRQDGSDHGWIGRHNVFLSTDGKNWGDAVATGTWFADNTEKYSNFETRPARYVRLVAVTEANDQPWTSIAEINVFKAPSYTSPQPGLGRWGPTLDFPIVPVAAAVEPTSGKVLVWSSYRNDAFGGSPGGVTLTSTWDPSTGVISQRTVTVTKHDMFCPGISMDGNGQVVVTGGNDAQKTSLYDSSSDSWIPGPDMKVARGYQSSATLSNGRVFTIGGSWSGGIFEKNGEVYDPSSKTWTSLPGALVKPMLTADQQGLYRSDNHGWLFGWKKGSVFQAGPSTAMNWYYTSGNGDVKSAGKRRSSRGTDPDAMCGNAVMYDAVKGKILTFGGSPSYQDSDATTNAHIITISEPGSTPKTVFASNGLYYPRTFHTSVVLPDGNVFITGGQQRGIPFADSTPQLTPELYVPNDDTFYKQQPNSIVRVYHSISLLLPDGRVFNGGGGLCGDCDTNHFDAQIYTPNNLYDSNGKLATRPKITKVSAKSVKVGGKITITADTSIKQASLIRYGTSTHTVNTDQRRIPLSLRRTGTGNSYSFQVPSDSGIALPGYWMLFVMNSAGVPSVASTLLVTQ